One stretch of Corynebacterium imitans DNA includes these proteins:
- a CDS encoding FxsA family protein, producing MPLFIFAYFFIEALAFYGVAKLIGVGWAIFAIFALMLLGAVLASVSLRGALAQASQGRSSLGRLAGDSALLMTGWLLSIIPGFVTSAVGLLLVFGPTRALLRRVITNRAMRSMEEFSVRVYNASPLSQFQTSYGNFGGPAAPEQSHEVIDADELEEMFRKEANPGDDTGNDTGEERK from the coding sequence ATGCCGCTGTTTATTTTCGCCTACTTTTTCATCGAGGCCCTCGCGTTTTACGGAGTGGCCAAGCTCATCGGCGTCGGCTGGGCTATCTTCGCCATCTTCGCGCTGATGCTTCTGGGCGCCGTGTTGGCGAGTGTGAGCCTGCGGGGTGCGCTCGCACAGGCCTCGCAAGGCCGCAGCTCGCTCGGCCGCCTCGCCGGGGACTCCGCGCTGCTGATGACGGGCTGGCTGCTCAGCATCATCCCGGGCTTCGTCACCTCCGCGGTGGGGCTTTTGCTGGTATTCGGTCCGACCCGGGCGCTGCTGCGCCGCGTGATCACGAATCGGGCGATGCGCAGCATGGAAGAGTTCAGCGTGCGCGTCTACAACGCCTCGCCACTGTCGCAATTCCAGACCAGCTACGGCAACTTCGGCGGCCCCGCGGCGCCTGAGCAGAGCCATGAAGTGATCGACGCCGACGAACTCGAAGAGATGTTCCGCAAGGAAGCGAATCCCGGCGACGATACCGGCAACGATACTGGCGAGGAGCGCAAGTAG